From Fervidobacterium sp., the proteins below share one genomic window:
- a CDS encoding ornithine aminomutase subunit alpha: protein MKPRPDDFLERSKHLQKMSDEELNAYFWHLVEKVVDPLVELARTHTTPSIERSVLLRMGFNSLEAKKLVDMIFERGLLGKGAGHIVWRIAKEHSIDYIEAGRRMIDGEYWDEVDRIFKGVSR from the coding sequence GTGAAGCCGAGACCAGATGATTTTTTGGAAAGGTCAAAGCATCTTCAAAAAATGAGCGATGAAGAATTAAATGCATACTTTTGGCACCTTGTGGAAAAAGTTGTCGATCCGCTTGTAGAGTTAGCACGCACACACACAACACCATCTATCGAACGATCCGTCTTGCTGAGAATGGGATTCAATAGTCTTGAAGCAAAAAAACTTGTTGACATGATTTTTGAAAGGGGTTTACTCGGAAAAGGCGCTGGTCACATTGTATGGCGAATTGCAAAAGAACATAGTATTGATTATATTGAAGCAGGCAGAAGGATGATTGATGGTGAATACTGGGACGAAGTTGATAGGATTTTTAAAGGGGTGAGTAGATGA
- the oraE gene encoding D-ornithine 4,5-aminomutase subunit OraE, producing the protein MMDKLDPMQPIDIEEILKDLDKYRPRRRGWTWRKKLPEGTKIDKYEYYQISEPLKKSIPLPAAHYFNNIDPQPDVVITSEIASGRFEDDVRRMRMAAWHGADHIMVIRTLGQSHFDGLIEGTPEGVGGIPITRKQVRATRKALDLIEDEVGRPINFHSYVSGVAGPEIAVLFAEEGVNGAHQDPQYNVLYRGVNPVRSFVDAAVAKKIMAWAGMLQIDGAHNANASAKLAWTVMPELLVQHGINCMYSVKVGMPKENIALSTVPPVIAPLPEMRIDLPYAVALRELFEGYKFRAQMNTRYIESDLFDATRVHVINAMLSRLTSADLQSTITPDEGRNVPWHINSIRGVETAKHTLLALDGIKKYVKIDQEAIREKVRELKMRAILMLEEIINMGGYFEALEAGMFVDNGYYPERFGDGIARKKDGELAAGTVVPRDPDYMAPVCEHFGYNNLPTEIEKPCDLIGGCTFHNPEKIQFIDELDETDNVNLRLERIKDMKNRKVVKPEVEWFSDGWIQIDMTFSLPEEYAEAAALAVCEKLGLEEPTIIAKTVLHPAEGTYVEIKAKVPFEIKIDELQLPKKPEVLAEEELFSFVEKRPIKVVAATVGEDEHSVGLREILDIKHGGIEKYGIKYTYLGTSVPPEKLIDAAIETGADAILASMIITHNDVHIKNMRRLNELAIEKGIRDRVLIIVGGTQINNDMAVENGVDAGFGRGTKGIHVASFIVKKLKEKENTQQNK; encoded by the coding sequence ATGATGGATAAACTTGATCCAATGCAACCGATAGATATAGAAGAAATATTAAAAGATTTGGATAAATACAGACCAAGGCGTAGAGGTTGGACTTGGAGAAAGAAGCTACCTGAAGGCACCAAAATTGATAAATACGAATATTACCAGATAAGTGAACCTTTGAAAAAAAGTATACCATTGCCAGCTGCACACTATTTTAATAATATCGATCCTCAACCTGACGTCGTTATCACGTCAGAAATAGCATCTGGAAGATTTGAAGATGATGTTAGACGTATGCGGATGGCAGCATGGCATGGTGCAGATCACATAATGGTCATACGTACACTTGGTCAGTCACATTTCGACGGCTTGATAGAAGGAACTCCGGAGGGTGTTGGCGGTATACCAATTACAAGAAAACAAGTTAGGGCAACGCGTAAAGCATTAGATTTAATAGAAGACGAAGTTGGTCGACCAATAAATTTCCATAGTTACGTTTCTGGTGTCGCAGGTCCGGAGATAGCTGTCCTGTTCGCAGAAGAAGGAGTTAACGGAGCACATCAGGATCCTCAATATAACGTTCTTTACAGGGGAGTTAACCCTGTTCGGTCATTTGTAGATGCTGCGGTCGCAAAGAAAATAATGGCATGGGCTGGTATGCTACAAATAGATGGTGCGCACAACGCAAATGCCTCAGCAAAACTTGCTTGGACAGTCATGCCAGAGCTGCTTGTTCAACACGGTATAAATTGTATGTACTCTGTTAAAGTAGGTATGCCAAAAGAAAATATCGCGCTTTCCACAGTTCCACCAGTTATAGCTCCACTACCAGAAATGAGAATTGATTTGCCATATGCTGTTGCACTTAGAGAATTATTCGAAGGTTATAAATTCAGAGCCCAAATGAACACGCGATATATTGAATCCGATCTTTTTGATGCAACGCGTGTACACGTTATTAACGCTATGCTTTCAAGACTTACAAGCGCCGATTTACAATCAACAATAACACCAGATGAAGGTAGAAATGTACCTTGGCATATAAACTCTATAAGAGGAGTTGAAACGGCCAAACATACACTATTGGCACTTGATGGCATAAAAAAATACGTTAAGATAGATCAAGAAGCAATAAGAGAAAAGGTAAGAGAACTTAAAATGAGAGCCATCCTTATGCTTGAAGAAATAATAAACATGGGTGGATACTTTGAAGCACTTGAGGCTGGTATGTTCGTTGACAATGGATATTATCCTGAAAGATTTGGTGACGGAATAGCCAGAAAGAAAGACGGTGAACTTGCGGCTGGCACGGTAGTACCGCGGGACCCAGATTACATGGCACCTGTTTGTGAGCATTTTGGATATAACAATTTACCAACTGAAATAGAAAAACCTTGTGATCTCATTGGCGGTTGCACATTTCATAATCCGGAAAAGATACAATTCATTGACGAGCTTGACGAAACTGATAATGTTAACCTAAGGCTCGAGCGAATTAAGGATATGAAAAACAGAAAGGTTGTAAAACCTGAAGTAGAATGGTTCTCAGATGGCTGGATTCAAATAGATATGACATTCTCTTTACCAGAAGAATATGCAGAAGCTGCCGCACTTGCAGTCTGTGAAAAACTCGGCTTGGAAGAACCAACAATAATTGCAAAGACAGTACTTCATCCAGCCGAAGGAACGTACGTTGAAATAAAGGCAAAAGTACCATTTGAAATAAAAATTGACGAACTTCAACTACCCAAAAAACCAGAAGTATTAGCTGAAGAAGAACTATTCAGCTTTGTTGAAAAAAGACCTATAAAAGTTGTTGCAGCCACTGTTGGAGAAGACGAACATTCGGTTGGATTGAGGGAAATACTTGACATAAAACATGGTGGAATTGAGAAGTATGGTATTAAGTACACATACCTTGGCACAAGTGTACCACCTGAGAAACTTATAGATGCAGCTATAGAAACAGGAGCTGATGCAATACTTGCATCTATGATAATTACACACAACGATGTGCACATAAAGAACATGAGAAGACTTAACGAACTTGCAATTGAAAAAGGTATAAGGGATAGAGTACTTATCATCGTTGGAGGAACACAAATAAACAATGATATGGCAGTGGAGAATGGAGTCGACGCAGGATTCGGAAGAGGTACAAAAGGTATACATGTTGCATCGTTTATTGTTAAAAAGCTGAAAGAAAAAGAAAATACCCAGCAAAATAAATAA
- the pruA gene encoding L-glutamate gamma-semialdehyde dehydrogenase — protein MSYEVTDWTVIPPFTNESVTDFSRPDNEEKMKEALQKVSTEFGREYDIFIAGKPYKTERKIKSINPSKFDEIVGYVNSANEELAEKALESAWEAFKFWSKTPAHVRAEYLLKAAKKIRERKFEFDAWLVYEVGKNWLEADADVSEAIDFLEFYAREMLRYASEQPLVRIPDEKNELRYIPLGAGIIIPPWNFPLAILVGMTSAAIVTGNTVVLKPASDSPVIAAKFFEVLQEVGLPDGVVNFLPGSGALAGEFLVKHPKTRFISFTGSKDVGLRINELAAKAQPGQIWIKRTVLEMGGKDAVVVDETADLDAAAEGIVVSAFGYQGQKCSAGSRAVIVKEVYDLVIEKILERMAKIKMGDVRYKENWLGPVINKSSMEKILAYIDIGRKEGQLIWGGNGKEELGGYFIEPTIFKDVPWNARIAQEEIFGPVLAIIKAEDFEDAMTIANATEYGLTGSLYSKDRKRIERAKEEFHVGNLYFNRKSTGALVGVHPFGGFNMSGTDSKAGGRDYLGLFLQAKAISEKI, from the coding sequence ATGTCTTACGAAGTAACTGACTGGACAGTTATACCACCTTTTACCAATGAATCGGTCACCGACTTTTCAAGACCTGACAATGAAGAAAAGATGAAAGAAGCATTGCAAAAAGTCTCAACCGAATTTGGTAGAGAGTACGACATTTTTATAGCAGGTAAACCTTACAAAACCGAAAGAAAGATCAAATCTATAAATCCGAGCAAGTTTGACGAAATCGTTGGATATGTTAACAGTGCCAACGAAGAACTCGCTGAAAAAGCGCTTGAGAGCGCATGGGAAGCCTTTAAATTTTGGAGTAAAACACCTGCACATGTGCGAGCTGAGTATTTATTAAAAGCAGCCAAGAAAATAAGAGAAAGAAAGTTTGAATTTGATGCTTGGCTTGTATATGAAGTAGGAAAGAATTGGTTAGAAGCTGATGCAGATGTTTCGGAGGCAATTGATTTTCTTGAATTCTACGCGAGAGAAATGTTACGCTACGCATCTGAACAACCGTTAGTTAGAATTCCCGATGAGAAGAATGAACTCAGATATATTCCGCTTGGCGCTGGTATAATTATCCCACCTTGGAACTTTCCACTCGCAATATTGGTTGGAATGACAAGTGCAGCCATAGTTACAGGAAATACGGTGGTACTAAAACCAGCAAGTGATAGTCCAGTTATTGCGGCAAAATTTTTCGAAGTCTTACAGGAAGTAGGTTTACCAGATGGAGTCGTTAACTTTTTACCTGGAAGTGGCGCACTTGCAGGTGAATTTCTCGTTAAACATCCAAAAACAAGATTCATTAGCTTCACAGGTTCTAAAGATGTGGGACTAAGAATAAATGAGCTTGCTGCAAAAGCACAGCCTGGACAGATTTGGATAAAAAGAACTGTATTAGAAATGGGAGGTAAGGATGCAGTCGTTGTTGATGAGACAGCAGACCTTGATGCTGCGGCAGAAGGAATAGTCGTAAGCGCGTTTGGATATCAAGGTCAGAAGTGCAGTGCAGGTAGCAGAGCAGTGATAGTAAAGGAAGTATATGATTTGGTCATAGAAAAAATTTTGGAACGCATGGCTAAGATAAAAATGGGAGACGTAAGGTACAAAGAGAATTGGCTCGGACCTGTGATAAATAAGAGTTCGATGGAAAAGATTTTAGCTTATATAGATATAGGGAGAAAAGAAGGCCAACTCATTTGGGGTGGAAATGGAAAAGAAGAACTCGGTGGTTACTTCATAGAACCGACTATTTTCAAAGATGTTCCATGGAATGCAAGAATTGCTCAAGAAGAAATATTTGGACCTGTGCTTGCCATAATAAAAGCAGAAGACTTTGAAGACGCCATGACAATAGCAAATGCAACTGAGTACGGCTTAACAGGATCATTGTACAGTAAAGACAGAAAAAGAATCGAAAGAGCAAAGGAAGAATTTCATGTTGGTAATCTTTACTTCAACAGAAAATCAACGGGTGCATTAGTTGGAGTGCATCCATTCGGTGGATTTAACATGTCAGGTACTGATAGCAAAGCTGGAGGAAGAGATTACCTTGGATTGTTCCTTCAAGCAAAGGCAATAAGTGAAAAGATATAA
- a CDS encoding transglutaminase domain-containing protein yields MDFLENPTPEDIKIEILRGNLKKAENKIKERLEYKIPPGLSKKLHFELFRIKTLRKVYSLTEKEAYEILKKNLRGLTKKEFERLTYENVLDWMYVDGVKFYENRFDSNLFFNHHEFRDRRKMTKNVRQTKKRKRIVDNSISKIIRSGKATKYEVQAKISIKRKEPISEKVRVWLPFPKEGFQQHDVKLISASHEFFISPNDVGQKTIYMEGKDTEEFYVEFSYKIYEWIGTKRLCTDLPSSQDLSEKPPHIRFTPYLYNLLDIIFHGEDLKNMDDTAKARRIYDFVTLNVNYSYVLPYIMYDNIPEYVATVFKGDCGFQALLFITLCRMVGIPAKWQSGWSVTPISASPHDWALVHLEKYGWVPVDLSFGGGRRDNENLRLFYFTNLDGFRMFANTDFQDDFIPKNVSWRQDPYDNQLGEMEIITKQEDGYVLDTESTINVLKFEKIE; encoded by the coding sequence ATGGATTTTTTGGAAAATCCAACACCGGAAGACATCAAAATTGAAATTTTACGGGGAAATTTAAAAAAGGCGGAAAACAAAATAAAAGAAAGACTCGAATATAAAATACCCCCCGGTCTAAGTAAAAAATTGCATTTTGAGCTTTTTAGAATAAAAACCTTGCGAAAAGTTTACAGTTTAACTGAAAAGGAAGCATATGAAATACTTAAGAAAAATCTGCGCGGTTTAACAAAAAAAGAGTTTGAAAGATTAACCTACGAAAACGTTTTAGACTGGATGTACGTAGACGGTGTTAAATTTTACGAAAATCGTTTTGACAGTAACCTGTTTTTTAACCACCATGAATTTAGAGATAGACGGAAAATGACAAAAAACGTTAGACAAACAAAGAAGCGCAAAAGAATAGTAGACAACTCGATTTCAAAAATAATTAGAAGTGGAAAAGCAACAAAATATGAAGTGCAAGCTAAGATTTCCATAAAAAGAAAAGAACCGATCAGTGAAAAGGTTCGCGTGTGGTTGCCTTTCCCAAAAGAAGGATTTCAACAACACGATGTAAAACTTATATCAGCAAGTCATGAATTTTTCATTTCACCAAACGATGTCGGACAGAAAACAATTTATATGGAAGGAAAAGATACTGAGGAATTCTACGTGGAGTTTTCTTACAAAATTTACGAATGGATAGGTACTAAGAGACTTTGCACAGATTTGCCGTCTAGTCAAGACTTATCTGAGAAACCTCCACACATAAGATTCACCCCATATCTGTACAACTTGTTAGATATTATATTCCATGGAGAGGATTTAAAAAACATGGATGATACAGCAAAAGCAAGACGAATATATGATTTTGTAACACTAAACGTGAATTATTCTTATGTTTTACCATATATTATGTATGATAACATACCTGAATATGTGGCTACTGTCTTCAAGGGAGATTGTGGTTTTCAAGCCCTTCTGTTTATAACTCTATGCAGAATGGTAGGAATACCGGCAAAATGGCAATCTGGTTGGAGTGTCACTCCTATCAGTGCTTCTCCACATGATTGGGCTCTTGTGCACTTAGAGAAGTATGGATGGGTACCTGTTGATCTCTCGTTTGGTGGTGGCAGGAGAGATAATGAAAACTTAAGACTATTTTACTTTACTAACCTCGACGGCTTTAGAATGTTTGCTAATACAGATTTTCAGGATGACTTTATTCCAAAAAACGTGTCTTGGAGACAAGATCCATACGATAACCAATTAGGTGAAATGGAAATAATAACAAAACAGGAAGATGGATATGTACTTGACACTGAAAGTACGATAAATGTTCTAAAATTCGAAAAAATTGAATAA
- a CDS encoding L-Ala-D/L-Glu epimerase — protein MAKIKSVKFKLNTFEYVKPFHITNNISYDTQNIEVILELENGVVGYGEASPSFRVNGEKVQALMALEDVVREMVVGMDVREYRKIFDITDSLKFATSIKAAVQYAVLDAFSEEIGVPVYQILGGAKRELETDYTISIGSIEERLQDAKQIVEQGYKVIKIKVGENLEEDIQSVIAIHNISKGCKYIVDANTGYTPKQAVKFVTEIYREGIDISVFEQPVAMTDIEGLKYVRWNSPFPVAADESARTKYDVMRLIKEEAVDYVNIKLMKSGISDALAIVEIVKAANLRLMIGCMAESSLGVNQSVHFALGTGVFDFHDLDSPLMLKEPQFRGKYKVEGSLYKMG, from the coding sequence ATGGCAAAGATCAAATCCGTGAAATTCAAACTCAACACATTTGAATACGTAAAGCCGTTTCACATAACAAACAATATATCATACGACACCCAAAATATCGAAGTTATACTTGAACTCGAAAATGGTGTTGTTGGTTACGGTGAAGCTTCTCCTTCTTTTAGAGTGAATGGTGAAAAGGTACAAGCTTTGATGGCTCTTGAAGACGTTGTCCGTGAAATGGTAGTAGGTATGGACGTCAGAGAATATCGAAAGATATTTGATATAACAGACTCTTTAAAATTTGCAACAAGTATTAAAGCAGCTGTCCAATATGCTGTTCTCGATGCTTTCAGTGAAGAGATAGGTGTACCGGTGTATCAGATCCTTGGCGGCGCAAAAAGAGAACTGGAAACAGACTACACAATTAGCATAGGTTCTATAGAAGAAAGGTTACAAGATGCAAAACAAATTGTTGAGCAGGGATATAAAGTAATAAAGATAAAAGTAGGAGAGAATTTAGAAGAAGATATACAATCTGTTATTGCGATACATAACATTAGTAAAGGTTGTAAATACATAGTTGATGCAAATACTGGTTACACACCGAAACAAGCTGTGAAGTTTGTGACAGAAATTTACAGGGAAGGTATTGATATATCCGTATTCGAACAACCTGTGGCTATGACGGATATTGAGGGATTAAAGTACGTAAGGTGGAACTCACCATTCCCTGTTGCTGCTGATGAAAGTGCTCGCACAAAATACGATGTAATGAGACTTATAAAAGAAGAAGCTGTGGATTATGTCAATATAAAACTTATGAAATCTGGTATAAGCGATGCGCTTGCAATTGTTGAAATAGTTAAGGCGGCAAATTTAAGGTTAATGATCGGTTGTATGGCAGAATCAAGCCTCGGTGTAAACCAAAGCGTACATTTTGCACTCGGAACTGGTGTATTTGATTTCCATGATCTTGACAGTCCACTGATGTTGAAAGAACCGCAATTTAGAGGGAAATACAAAGTAGAAGGAAGTTTGTACAAAATGGGATGA